TAGCTGAATAACCCTTCTTAATCGAAATAAAATATGCCACCACCATCTGCGTCAAACCTACCAAAATACCGGGTATTACCCCTGCCAAAAAGAGAGCCGCCACGGAAACTCGACCTTCGCACATAGCATAAATGACCATCCCGGAAGCTCTGCTTCGCATTGAAAAAGGAGAACGTATCTCCGGTGTGCCTTGGGTAAGAGTCAAAACCTTACTTGCAATTTATGCAATGAATAGCTATTTGAGAGAAAATGCTAAAATAGGTGATAAAACAGTAATAATATCCGACAAAGCAGAGATATTAATTGATGGATTTAATATAATGAAAGAATTAATATTGGGCGGAGAATCGAAATACGGGTTCGGGCATGTATAGCTTTATGGGTTC
This portion of the Acetomicrobium sp. S15 = DSM 107314 genome encodes:
- a CDS encoding TRAP transporter large permease subunit, encoding MRSRASGMVIYAMCEGRVSVAALFLAGVIPGILVGLTQMVVAYFISIKKGYSA